From a single Paramormyrops kingsleyae isolate MSU_618 chromosome 14, PKINGS_0.4, whole genome shotgun sequence genomic region:
- the zdhhc22 gene encoding palmitoyltransferase ZDHHC22 has product MYIRMFKLRLLNAIAPAYFFTATMVTFVLHFYFFIPAIFQAPGTRLNGATLVHSAVILYLMLNALGNYLMTIRDSAESANENVIPVCSPDCPDKVDAHYLLNGRHFCKLCKKVILKRDHHCFFTGNCIGNRNMRYFIMFCIYTSCTCLYSLVLGVAYLTVEYSISFENPLTFLTLLPLSTGYFFLGTIPGLQFFLVLMLYVWLGIGLTCAGFCLQQVLLVARGQTWCQLRRGQLVENQSSWRVNLSDVFGSRWVLGLFLPVQTVEAPLGGTTHKHD; this is encoded by the exons ATGTACATCAGGATGTTCAAGCTGAGGCTTCTTAACGCCATCGCACCAGCTTACTTCTTCACTGCAACCATGGTAACCTTTGTCCTGcacttttattttttcataccCGCCATTTTTCAAGCCCCTGGAACCAGACTCAATGGTGCCACCTTGGTCCACAGTGCCGTCATCCTTTATCTGATGCTGAACGCGCTGGGTAACTACTTGATGACTATTCGGGACTCGGCGGAGAGCGCCAACGAGAACGTGATTCCGGTTTGCTCGCCGGACTGTCCGGACAAGGTGGACGCCCACTACCTGCTCAATGGACGCCACTTCTGCAAGCTCTGCAAGAAAGTGATTCTGAAGCGGGACCATCACTGCTTTTTCACGGGGAACTGCATCGGCAACAGGAACATGCGCTACTTCATTATGTTCTGCATCTACACCTCGTGCACCTGCTTATATTCTTTAGTGCTGGGGGTGGCGTATCTCACCGTGGAATACTCCATTTCATTCGAGAACCCCTTAACCTTCCTCACACTTCTGCCGCTTTCTACTGGCTACTTCTTCCTAG GTACCATTCCGGGCCTCCAGTTCTTCCTGGTGCTGATGCTGTACGTGTGGCTGGGCATCGGCCTCACATGCGCCGGCTTCTGCCtgcagcaggtgctgctggtggCCCGAGGCCAGACCTGGTGCCAGTTGCGGCGGGGGCAGCTGGTGGAGAACCAGAGCTCCTGGAGGGTCAACCTGAGCGACGTCTTCGGGAGCCGCTGGGTACTGGGCCTCTTCCTGCCTGTCCAGACTGTGGAGGCCCCACTGGGGGGCACAACGCACAAGCATGACTAG
- the cipca gene encoding CLOCK-interacting pacemaker a, translated as MSSKVKGGNHRALTADMRKLSASRSESEKDCGFSDTSSGYLSAVEQTDSEDMSRGPAVRGSQSGPPVAVMAGPYPNLSPMIIMNNVVLKQPNATAPAVKPWGFQPALEVLPQPQVVFLQPVVSTGDRSSTKRTPNKQRTRRYLPILKSYPKIAPYPGESPSDKSKPSSSERSVSAPSHGVGRHRRRHHRDKQPGHVADCGGSAKPAAASPGPAAPKRNLAAADIKEAGVQALAKPPSAAQPQASIQSSAAPPSPSPEAGRVDNIVSPCKRPAVQDQAAEACWDVPEDGTEKRKRFCNTYNILQRSGLLGITLRTKELIRLNRRTQGQLERLREHTGLFLQAVSSGDPQVWAKLQLTMLEAPPSGSEEEQVEGLLEKIAQDSRA; from the exons ATGAGCAGCAAAGTCAAAGGAGGAAACCACAGGGCCCTGACAGCGGACATGAGAAAGCTCTCAGCGTCCAGGTCCGAGTCGGAGAAGGACTGTGGCTTTTCAG ATACCAGCTCGGGGTATCTGAGCGCAGTGGAGCAGACGGACTCGGAGGACATGAGCCGGGGGCCAGCTGTGCGTGGCTCGCAGTCGGGGCCCCCGGTGGCTGTGATGGCGGGCCCCTACCCCAACCTGTCCCCCATGATCATCATGAACAACGTTGTCCTCAAGCAG cctaATGCCACCGCTCCAGCAGTGAAACCCTGGGGATTTCAGCCTGCCCTGGAAGTGCTTCCTCAGCCTCAGGTGGTCTTCCTCCAGCCGGTGGTCTCGACCGGTGACAGATCGTCCACGAAGAGAACTCCCAACAAACAACGAACCCGGAGGTACTTGCCCATCCTGAAGTCCTACCCCAAAATCGCCCCCTACCCTGGAGAAAGCCCGTCGGACAAAAGCAAACCCAGCTCCTCTGAGCGGAGCGTTTCAGCACCCAGCCACGGGGTCGGGCGCCACCGCCGGCGTCACCATCGTGACAAGCAGCCAGGCCATGTGGCAGACTGTGGTGGCTCTGCCAAGCCTGCAGCTGCCAGCCCTGGGCCTGCAGCCCCCAAGCGAAACCTAGCAGCTGCAGACATAAAAGAGGCTGGTGTCCAGGCGTTGGCCAAGCCACCGTCAGCCGCACAGCCACAAGCCTCGATTCaatcctctgctgcccccccttcGCCGAGCCCCGAGGCCGGACGCGTGGACAACATCGTTTCTCCCTGCAAGAGGCCCGCCGTCCAGGACCAGGCCGCCGAGGCCTGCTGGGACGTTCCGGAAGACGGCACCGAGAAGCGGAAGCGATTCTGCAACACGTACAACATCCTGCAGCGGTCAGGCCTGCTGGGAATCACGCTGCGCACCAAGGAGCTGATCCGGCTGAACCGGCGCACGCAGGGCCAGCTGGAGCGGCTGCGCGAGCACACCGGCCTCTTCCTGCAGGCCGTGAGCAGCGGCGACCCCCAGGTGTGGGCCAAGCTGCAGCTTACCATGCTGGAGGCCCCCCCTAGCGGGtcagaggaggagcaggtggagGGGCTGCTGGAGAAGATTGCCCAGGACAGCCGCGCCTGA
- the pgfb gene encoding snake venom vascular endothelial growth factor — protein sequence MKFFAYIIQIVAAVQLQVSPAQFQSFLSGANSTFEVVSFQDVWERSFCRTIEKLVEVVQEYPGEVEHIFSPSCVPLVRCAGCCGDENLECRPTDTSNVTMQLLKIKPAEGDREYVDMTFVEHKACECRPKKLLRNGRRRQKGRGRKRKDKQRPKDCDTCQPPRR from the exons ATGAAATTTTTTGCCTACATCATCCAAATAGTTGCTGCTGTCCAGCTACAAGTTTCACCTGCGCAG TTTCAGAGTTTTCTGTCCGGTGCCAACAGCACATTTGAAG TGGTGTCATTCCAAGACGTGTGGGAGCGCAGCTTCTGTCGCACTATCGAAAAGCTGGTGGAGGTGGTACAGGAATATCCCGGGGAGGTGGAGCACATCTTCAGCCCCTCCTGTGTGCCCCTTGTGCGCTGTGCTGGCTGCTGTGGCGACGAGAACCTGGAGTGCCGGCCCACAGACACCAGCAACGTCACCATGCAG CTGCTGAAGATCAAGCCAGCAGAAGGAGACAGAGAATATGTAGACATGACTTTTGTGGAGCATAAAGCATGTGAATGTAG ACCCAAAAAACTGCTGAGAAATGGAAG ACGGAGGCAGAAAGggagagggaggaagaggaaggacaAACAGAGGCCGAAGGATTGTGATAC GTGTCAGCCTCCACGCAGGTAA